ATTTTATTGATTCAAcgaattaatataattaatatatacaattaattcGTCTATTGCATTGaataaaaacaagtttaaaatataaaaatacacaTTGAGTCTTTTTTGGTCAATAAAATAcacattaattaatataattaatatttgaaTTCTTTTTTCAATTCAAGCAATAATGTTTGAATTCAttcctattttggtcactcagcattaaattaataatagaaaGTCTTTTTTCTAAAGCAACGCCCTTATCATCAATCCTCAATacttacatattttatcaatttgatcttaattctaaataattcaacaaatttaacctttcacaattataaattttatcaatttgatcctcaaaCTTCTTAATTAAAACTTTTAACTTTTGAAATAAAGGCATTTCACGTCTATAAATTTgtaaaactcaaaaaaaataattttctttcaatTAATGAGACGTTTTTTCGAGCTAATTTCTAATACCAATGAGCTTATCTTGaatcttcattttcttttttgttttttagtaGTATTCTTCTAAACACAATATTTTCGTAATCATTTGATTGATAAAATTTTGGCTAAAGAAAATGGAAAAACCTTTAAAAGAAAACACTTTAGGTTTGCTCTTATTGTTAATAGTATGATATTTCTTGCAAGGTACACAAAAATAGTCCTTAAAATTGGAAATTAAATCCAGCGTTAACAAATATAGAATAGCTTTGAAAATTTCAATTGTTCAATTAATAATTGTAAAAGAAAACTTATGAACATTTAATTTTTTCATAAGAaaagaagtgaaagaattaattgaatttccttttattgcatggataatcatttttttaattttgtagaCTGATTAAGAGATTATTACGTgttctatttatttttaattatttgttttaattttaaatccACAATAGGCAAATTGTATTACTAATAATATGATTTAGTGTCAAATCATTtaccaaattaattaaaaactaaaaattatgttagtcaagagaaattattttttacaaatattatattatttatataattatattatatatacatatattaaatttttaattttaaattttaaatattatatcattTTTACTTGTGTTTAGTTGATCCTAacattaatttctttaaaatataaataaaaatggtTACATACCGAATTGGATAATTTTAaccataaataaaataattaatatatgtgAAATGCCTTCATTTTAAAAGCCAAAAGCTTTGGTTAAAAGTTTGATAATCAAATTAATCTAATTTGTAAATACGaagagttaaatttattgaaatatttaatattaGGATCAAATTAATAGAATAAGTAAGCATTGATGACTAAATATGTCATTATATTGGTTTAAAAAATCAGTTATCAATTTAGCCTCGAGCGACCAAAATAGGAAAGAATCCAAAATATTAAtgcctaaattaaaaaaattaaaattgagtaATCAAAATAAAAACGTGATCATAATTAGATGAccatttgtatcaatttgtaaatacgaagggttaaatttattgaaatatttaatattaggatcaaattgatagaataagTAAGCATTGATGACTAAATATGTCATTATATTGGTTTAAAAAATCAGTTATCAATTTAGCCTCAAGTGACCAAAATAGGAAAGAATCCAAATATTAAtgcctaaattaaaaaaaattaaaattgagtaATCAAAATAAAACGTGATCATAATTAGATGAccatttgtatcaatttgtaaatctgaagggttaaatttattgaaatatttaatattaggatcaaattgatagaataaaTAAGCATTGATGACTAAATATGTCATTATATTGGTTTAAAAAATCAGTTATCAATTTAGCCTCAAGTGACCAAAATAGGAAAGAATCCAAATATTAAtgcctaaattaaaaaaattaaaattgagtaATCAAAATAAAAACGTGATCATAATTAGATGACCATTTGTATAATTTACCTTAAAATTGATAATATATTCTTAACCTTATTTGATAACATAAaatcatattattttattatttaccaAGTAAAAATGTCATTAAAGCCCTTGTATTAAGAGTTGATTGTATTTTGACCTCTCCACTTAAAAATGACAAATTAATCTCTACATATTAGatcaaaaaataaattgatatttttattaaaattgatcCCTATTCGTCAACGTAAAGTACATATGTCAAGCATTACTGTCCAGTTATTTCATCAattatatcaatttttaaaaGTCCTAActgatgaaatttaaaaaaaaatgattaatttaatttttgatttaATAGAAGAGAAAATTTGAAGGGGAAAAACTGCATGACTATATATTGACAGAGAAAGGCTAACTACTATTGCATAAAAACTTGAACAACAATGAGCATAAAGATAATTCATGCCATTTAACACAAAATAAAGTAAGCCAAATTTTCTCCGAGGATGATATTCGAGTAGTTTGAACCAATGTCATGAAAACTGGACCGAAAGTCTAACTGAACAAGCCTTTGGTTTCCGGTTGAACCAGTTCAATCAACCGGATCCGTCTCTATAGCCATAACTAAAACTGAGAGACTAAGCAAAGCCAGGTCTGCAACAACAATGAGACTAAATATGCTTTTATTCATCCATTTGGCCATTTATATATAGGGTGGATATATGTTAAAAACACTGAATCATGATTAGTAGTTCCTAGACTGCTGAGGATCGTGATGAGCTAGATCCAACTGATTGCCAGAGCTTGATCCAGTCCAGCATAGCTTTAGAAGCACGAGCAAACACAGGGTCCATCGATCCTAGCCGCTCTTTAACAGCATTTGCCACCTCAACTATGCATTCCTCCACTGTTGTAGCTTCTCGTGGCAACCTTACAGACTGAAAGAAGGGGATAACTTCCTCCATCAGCTTTACACCCTCCCACTCCTTTTTCAAGCTTGCTATAGGGTCACCTCTATCGGTTCTCCATATGTATGGCAGTCCAGTTTTCACACCAAGCCCCAGATGATCGCATACAACCTTAACACACAACCCACTCCAGATGTCTTCCATTGTTTCCCACCTACACTTACCTTCCCCAGCCAACTTCAGAGCTGGAACCAATGCAGGTCCTACTGCCTCCCGCTCGAAAGCGATGTTGATTCCACTAATGGGTATGAGGGACCCGGCTGGGACAGTCATAACTGCATCAACATATCGGGAATTCCTTTGCCTTGCCTTGAGGGCTTGAGTAGGTGCATCATGATCAGCCAGATTAAGCCATAGCCCACATGACAAAGCACATTTCACCCCACCCCGAAGACTGAATGGGTAGCCACGAACAAAATCAGCTCCTTCAGCATAAGGGTCATACAGAGTATTAAAAAAGAATGGTGTGGCTGGGTTGGTAAGGTTGCGTATATGCTGGGCAACAGCATCCACCAAAAAGCCCTTAGGGTCTCGGGCTGGGAGACAGTCATCGTCTACAGAGATAATGTACTTTTTCCGAGAAACAAGATATCCAAAATACCTGCATGAATAGCCAGAGAAGAGAATAGAAGTAGAAGAACCCACCACTTGATCTATGTCAGGCTTTCCGTAGACATCAAGGTTAAAGCCTTCAGGTATTTTGAGTTCCTCTTTCAAATCAGGGTCTTTGACAATTATGAGATGAAATCGAGAGAACATTGGTCTCCATTCATTCATAAATGTTGTCAGATCCGAACGAAGAGCTCCTATTACAATGTCAACCTCATCATCCTTAATTGCTAGAGACATCTTGCCAAATACCAACAATCCAATCCCAAAGAGCTAGGCCTCTTAAAAGCAACCGTTCGTAACTCTCTAGTCCAATGTACTATGTGTGCCACTGATTAAACAGATCTCAGAATTTCTCAGAACATCCTACGGAGGGAACAGAAGTTCATCATAGAAATCAACTCAAAATCCATTTGTAAAAGAAAAACGAATATTTGAAACTCCAACAATGACTTACTGGTAGGAAGGACAGGGGTAAGTGTGACTCGAATGTTGAGTGCTTGTATAAGAGAAAAGACCTCGTCCTTACCGGTATCTATAAACAACTTGAGAACTCTCTCAGTTAACTTTCCAGCTCTCAGCGTTCTCTGCCAAATCATGAAAATATATCTTACAACATGAATGCCATTAGAACTAAACAAGAGATTAAAGATAAAATGTACAAGGTTAAAGAGACGAACCGGATTTGTATACCAAAATATAAGATAATCAGACAGAAGAATGAAgctaaaaatatgaataaatagcTAAAAAAAGGAGATACAGAAAAAATCCAGATGAGAAAGAAGGGGACGGAAAATATTTACGAAAACAAAAAAAGGTAAAATCTGCAATGTGCAATGGAACATGAAAAAGGGAAATAATGATCATAACATAGAAACTTTAGTGTAAAGGTTGCAGCAATTGTAAAACTTCTCACATAAGCGATTTGAGAGAGCAATGTGAGCTATCCATCATAGCACCAAAAGATAAAAAAAGAGGAAAAGGGTTCATGAGCCTCCTCAAGTGCTATCATGTTGCCTTATCTTTAAACATGTACAAACTTTAATGATGCTCAACTCGTAGAAATAGCCAGATTCCCAACATGGCCAACTTTAATAATCAAACCTTCAAAACTTTAAATTTAACATCAATCCTTCAAAATCTTGATGATTTTGTCCTACCAAAGTAGAGTTTCATGATCTAGAACTTGGGAGATTAAAACTGAAAATGAAAAAGAGAGAGCAGTGGCTTTGAACGTCCTAAGGCCTCAAACTTTCATAAAAGTATTATAGAGAATGGGGCTTAAATTTAATAGGAAATATTAACCAATGTTGTCAAGAGCACACCGTAGGCACTAGTACCCTATACTGCCTGAGGCAATATGTACATATGTGTATTTCCATACATGTCTCTGTATATGTAAACATATGCAACAAGCTTAACACATATAATTAGGGAAATGAACTTTAGAGATTGGTCCAATTTATCAATGAAAcatgcaaaattttcttttaattttgttggcCATCATGCATAACTTTTTTAAGGTCCCAAATCCGTTGTCAAATACTGAATATTGATCAGTAGATAGTTTGGCCTTATCCCTATCTTACCAGTAAAGTAACATCTAATGAAAAGAatcaaaagtaaaataaattgaaGATTACTTCAATCAAGCAAGCTTTTTATGCCTATCATCTTGATCTTACAATAAAATTTGCCTTGACAAACACCCCATATGATGGATTAAATGTACCTGACCTAAACCAGTTTAAAGAGCTTTTTTTATCTGACGCTAAGGCGTGAGGGCTTGATAACACTGAAATTGACTTAAATCTACTATTAAAGAAGGAAAGATATTTAAGAATCACAACATAAACTTGAATATTGAAAAGAAATAAAGGAACCCAAAAATCATAGATCATCAAACAAATTTGACAATGCAGATTATAGGCAATAATACCTCAAGAAAACTAACAACTTTCTAAAGACTTAGCTATATTCTCATCGAAGTCAAAGGAATCGTTTGCCCAAAAGTACATACAATACAATTTCAAAACCCAACTAATAAGGAATTCATAGCTTCACATAAAAGGGGGGGAGGGGAATCCCTCAAATTAAATAAGAAACTAAAAGTACCCATCAAGCCAAAAGGCAAAAAAACCCTACAAACtaacaaagaaattaaaattacacATCAAATCAAAAGGCAAGAAAAAAAAACCCACAAAATAACAAAGAAATTAAAACTACACATCAAGCCAAACGGCAAGAAGAAAAACCCACAAACTAAACAAGATATTAAAACTACCCATCAAGCCAAAAGGCAAGAAAAACCCGCAAAATAACAAAGAAATTAACACTACATCAAGCCGAAGGGCAAGAAAAAAAtccacaaaataaccaaaaattaaaTCTACCCATCAAGTCAAAAGACAAGAAAAAAAAACCCACAAAAtaacaaagaaattaaaagtaccCATCAAGTCAAAAGGCAACAAAAActcaaaaaagaaattgaaaaaatgaGAAATAATATTTTACCAGGAAGAGATCGATGACGATATGGTCGGGAAGAGGAGACAGATCTGCGATATTCGAAAGGTTAAGAACAGCTGAATCTATAGTCAGAGATAGCAAAGAGGGCGAGGTTCTCATTCACTTACTGCTTATTTTTTatatgtaaatttatattttttaaaattaatatcttCGATTTATAACTAAGAgtctaaaacaaaaaaaaaaaaatttagaaaatgaaaataattttctaacaaAATAAAGTAGAAGATTTTTGCACTGGTTTCTCCGTCGTTCGTCCTTCAACCTTTGACAACTGGAATGTTTGCCCGCTTCACAGGGttgattattattaattttttataatttattttattttatattttaatatttatttattagtaATTTAGAATTTCAAAATATTTGCCACGTGTTCTACTTAGGATTTAGCTTAGGATGCCAACTGAAAGTATCATGGACAATTGTATGCCAATCCACTTATGTGTACTGAATAGAATTCATTTAATAAGTaattaattatgtgtttattaaaataggaaataattaaataaaaatttagtaGAAAAATTGAACTCAGATGCTTCTttggttaattatttatttatatcaaaTTACACATTAAAAATTTGAAGGTAAAAATCAGggtgaaaatttaaaaaattgagggaccgaaattaaattatatttcattattttaataacttatatatttataattttaaataattaaattaaattttattattttagaagttAATAtacaattttatgaattatataatgacttaaatgaaaaaaaattattttatggggCAGAATCCTATCTTCACCAATGGTGtgacttttataatttaaaaataaaatcatttaatagtgatgtaataaaatataatattgaaaATGTTGATTCAACTTGTCATGATAAAAAAACTTGTTGGATAATGCTCttcggaaaaaagaaaaaaagacatTGACTTTGGAATTGCAATAGTTAACAATTttaactatttaaattaatttataatattataaaataaatggaCCTATTtatgtaaaaagttaaaatatgtagGTACAATCCAAGTTTCAGCATGGTATACAGTGTCAAAACTAAATATTACCATTGTTTTATAATGTAAAAAGAAAGACAAATCCAAAAATGTATTAGTCATCAGGATTTTTAGAGTAttgaaatttaacattttaattgaaaagttaatggttttaactaataaaatggttaattttttctattagtctttgtactttgtAAAAGTTGATGATTTAAGCTTTGTACTTTAATTTGATTCAATATctgtatttttcaaaatttagaatttCAGTCATCATCAAACGATaatggttaaatttattaagttctGCTGGTTCTAATATTCGATGCACCAACCATATTATCATATGCGTAATGTTATGGTAGCTAGTTATTTCCACATATTGTTTGCTAAAATTCTAGTTAATGGATTAACATCTGTTTATTGTATTaacattgaaatttcaaaattcaaaaaaatataagGACTTGGAACGATCCAATCGGAGAATATAGACCAAATATACAACTGCATGCACAATACAAGTACAAgcctagtaattgaatttaaccaaacaaaattaattgttattgttcaggtcaagactaaaatttaaaaattcgaaAGATATATGAactaaaattgaccaattcaaATAATACAGGGACTAAATTTGAtcaaaataaattacataaatcaAATCAACAACTTTCGCTACATACAATTACTATTAACCTAATAAAAATAGTAActtctataatatatatatatataataactaaTTGTAACTttagttaaaatggtaaaatcgAAATGTTAAATATTATTATACTTTAGGAGGTTAACTTATGTGCAagtattttctaaattttatataaaagagaaaattgttttcaaaacaattaatttgttttataaaaataaagttttttattttataactttatGACTAAACCGAGACTAAATGATCAAGAACATTAACCCAATTATTatcttaaatataatataaataatcaCCTCATTCCTTAACACGAGGTTGAAGGTTTGATCCTCGCCTATATTAGTCACTGTTATAGGTAGTGAATACTTTTATTTCGATTAAAAATATTACAGATAAatagtttattttaaaaattaaaataaaaataaaaaatattgtatAATTTGATTTTTCTATCGATCTTGTAATTGAATTGGTATCATTGAGTAGACTGATACCAAATTCAATCCCCGTAATGTAATTTGggtgaaaatataataattaggTAAAAtactatttataaaaatatatattcattGAATCAACTacatatgtaattttttcatacaACTTCTCAAAACTAAACATaagttatttcattttatttgttatttttcaaattagAGTAGAAAGTCATCGActcttttttattataaaatataattattcctcaaaaatcaaaatttttatataaaatattattttttcacCTAATAGTATGATAAATTTTAgtgctaatttaaaattttaaaattttaatattacaaATTTTAATAATACAATTTAATATTATAAGTTTATCAAGctctaatttaattaaaaataaataaagtaaaattataaAAGTAGTATATTCAATGTAAAcatgtcacatatatataattatacttTTACCCAATCACTCCAAATTTCAAACACACCCTTAAGAATTATAGAGTAtgatttgatgttttaattatattcaatGTAAACATGTCAtgtatttataattataaatatttacatccaaattaaattattatgtGGGTTTCTGggctttttcaaataaaaaatttgtatatatatatatataatatttacttTAATTACGCTTACTCTTTTGTTATTACTTAATCACGGCTTCTATCAACACCGCTGACGTCGCGTCGTTATAGTCTACCTCACCGCCATCGGCCGACGTCCTCCCTTCTTCTTTTAAATCACATCTCAAAtcctgattttttttttctttaatttataccCTTTTCGTGTTTATATTCGTATTTGGGTAAATTCAATTTCAAGCtaattctttttaaataaaaggaGGAAAAACAGATTTTATAGTGAAAATCATGAAGGTCGTACACCGAGACCTAGTTCCCAATGGCCCTGGCAGCGTCAAGGTAAAAAAAGAGGGATTTTTTccctttgaattttgattttttctttttaatgtaATATTATTGATTGCAGATGATACCAGTGGATTCAGAGGATCTCTGGTTTGCTTACAATTTGATAGCTACTGGTGATTGGGTTATGTCTCGAACCGTCAGGTATTTTTTTGGTTCCATTATTTAACTGTGTGTTTTCCTTTTTGAATTGAATTTAGCTGCTTTATATCGTTATGGATGAGGTAATTTAGGGTTTTACAGAGCTTTTATGTCGTATGATTAGTTTAAATTCTATAATTTTCGTCTTTATTTCTAATGTTGCTGTTATTTGTTAATATGGTGTTTCTTGTTCATGAATTAGTAGTACTCATAAGTCGGTTATTtgttagttgatgattaactttttttttttttttctcatggtAGCTTTGGTTCGAGAAATAAAAAACATTTATGTCGGTTGCTCCTTCACCATCGCGTTCTCAAGTTCTAATAGTTTCATGTTATTGTTTATCACTTTTAACCATGTCTTTTTTGGTTTTCCTTTCAAGCTTTCACTAGATGCAACTTTAATTTGTTCCATCCTCCTAGTAGTATAAATGGTTTTTTCTCACTTTATCTTCTATAGGAATCATCCCGGCGAGGAGACTGATATCCTTATTTCTAACTCGGCCCTTGTCACACTACATCATTGTAACATTTGCATCTTGGTTATACCCATCTTTTGTATATGTTTCTCTTGTCTGTCCAACATTCCATACCATATAGCAAAGCAAGTTTGATTGTTGTCCTGTAAAACTTTCTCTTCAAATTCGAAGGTTTTTCTCACACTAGGTCATAACTTTTGAGTGCAGTGATATTTTTAGCATGTAAAACAAAAATTGAACCAGGTCAATGTTTGTAAGTTTCTTGATGTCATACCTTATTAGTATTATGTGCATTCCATAATAGGAAAGTTCTAAGGGAGACAGCCGGTGGAAGAGATGCAGAGCGTGTTGCCCTGAAGTTGGAAATAAAAGTCGAGGTATGATTGTTTAAGACTGCCAATTGATTTTTCTCAGTTTTTTGACCTGCCAATATGTTTTAACAGCGTTGTTGGTTTTCAATTTTGTAGTTAATGTATGAGTATTAGTACTGATATCATGTCATATTTCTTTAGGCCATAGATTATGACAAAGAAGGATCTGTCTTGCGTATAAGGGGAAAGAACACCTTGGAGAATGAGCATGTTAAGGTAGGTGCACCATAGGATTTTGTCCCTTTTTTCcctcctttttcttcttcttacTTTTAAAATGCATCATCATCTTGTTGCAGATAGGACAATTCCATACTCTCGAACTTGAGCTTCAGCGACCTTTTGTTTTAAGAAAGGTAGCTAACCTTTTTGGAATGGTCTATATCATTGTATCTTTTCCTGTTTGTCCTCTTGCTTTGGGTGCTATATCTGTGCGATATAAAAATTGTATCCTTTTAGGCATCTCTCTCAGACTTCAGTAAGCAAACTTCTACTGTTGATAGTTATGAATGTTGCTCTAGTTGCTACACTTCATCGGCGCACATATTCCTGTATAGTTAGAGAATCTTTGATATTGTATGAATGATGTGTTGTTTACGTTCTACATGTTTTGGGTTTTTTAGAGATATGCCATGTATGTACATTTCTGACCGGAAAGATGTATCTCTGTCTCTGGCTGGGTGTGTTAGAAAAGAGGGATGGGGGCCATCAAGAATCTTTGAGAGGGGATAGTTGACAGAGGTCAAAGGCATGGACATAAGCTTGAAAAGTAAAATAGCTTATTGAAACCTACATTTAGAAACTGATTAGAACAAGAAAGCACATATTATCTAGTTTTATTCAAGTTATAGAAAGCAAGAAAATGTGGAATGGATCATCCCCAAATTATAGAAATCATTGAGAAATCTTAATTGTGATTCTTGCCTATCCTTATTGCAACACTAAATACTGACTAAACTTCTAGGTTATATTCCCCGTAGCCGTTATTTCTTTTATACCCTTCTGAACAAAAGTCTTCTTTTGTAATTCATGGACCTGATGGAATGTCATTATCTCTGCACATAATATTAGCTAGTTGCTTGGATTATGTTCTTCAACAAAAGTCTTCTTTTGTAATTCATGGACCTGATGGAATGTCATTATCTCTGCACATAATATTAGCTAGTTGCTTGGATTATGTTCTTCagagcttttgttttattttattagtctTATTGTTGTTCATCTATTACTAGTATTTCTGTTATTGTTTCTCTTTAAAGCGTACTGTCTTCTCTCTTTCAAAGTATTTGATACTCTCACTGAATTGTGGAGTTTTTGTTGCATATTTTAGAAAATATGGGACTCATTGGCATTAGATGTTCTCCGACAGGCCTCTGGTATGTAGTCTGACTTCTCCAATTGTCTGTATTGCTACAGAAAGAAAGCATCTGTTGCTTATTATTGTGCTTAGAGCTGATTTCTGAGTTTCATCTGTGTTTGATGGCAAATTCCTGTTATCTTGGTTAGTGTTTCTGAGAAGTGTTTTCTATGATCAGAGAATTTTTAGCTGATTTACCTCTGCACTTCCTGCTTAAAGTGTTGATTTTAATAAGAAGGGGAAAGAATCTCTTATAGCTTCACAACTACGGTTAAAGAGTTCATGATTAGGGCTGTTTGCCAGTTCTTATTTAGTAACAGACTGGCATATCTTGTGTCAGTTAAACTGGTAGTTTGTGGCATTAATTTAGGTTTGATTCCTTCATTTGGTGCTGTTGATTTTAGGCTTGGTATTAACCTTGTACCACCATGC
Above is a genomic segment from Gossypium arboreum isolate Shixiya-1 chromosome 8, ASM2569848v2, whole genome shotgun sequence containing:
- the LOC108469903 gene encoding probable UDP-arabinopyranose mutase 5 isoform X3, giving the protein MRTSPSLLSLTIDSAVLNLSNIADLSPLPDHIVIDLFLRTLRAGKLTERVLKLFIDTGKDEVFSLIQALNIRVTLTPVLPTTIKDDEVDIVIGALRSDLTTFMNEWRPMFSRFHLIIVKDPDLKEELKIPEGFNLDVYGKPDIDQVVGSSTSILFSGYSCRYFGYLVSRKKYIISVDDDCLPARDPKGFLVDAVAQHIRNLTNPATPFFFNTLYDPYAEGADFVRGYPFSLRGGVKCALSCGLWLNLADHDAPTQALKARQRNSRYVDAVMTVPAGSLIPISGINIAFEREAVGPALVPALKLAGEGKCRWETMEDIWSGLCVKVVCDHLGLGVKTGLPYIWRTDRGDPIASLKKEWEGVKLMEEVIPFFQSVRLPREATTVEECIVEVANAVKERLGSMDPVFARASKAMLDWIKLWQSVGSSSSRSSAV
- the LOC108469903 gene encoding probable UDP-arabinopyranose mutase 5 isoform X1 translates to MSLAIKDDEVDIVIGALRSDLTTFMNEWRPMFSRFHLIIVKDPDLKEELKIPEGFNLDVYGKPDIDQVVGSSTSILFSGYSCRYFGYLVSRKKYIISVDDDCLPARDPKGFLVDAVAQHIRNLTNPATPFFFNTLYDPYAEGADFVRGYPFSLRGGVKCALSCGLWLNLADHDAPTQALKARQRNSRYVDAVMTVPAGSLIPISGINIAFEREAVGPALVPALKLAGEGKCRWETMEDIWSGLCVKVVCDHLGLGVKTGLPYIWRTDRGDPIASLKKEWEGVKLMEEVIPFFQSVRLPREATTVEECIVEVANAVKERLGSMDPVFARASKAMLDWIKLWQSVGSSSSRSSAV
- the LOC108469903 gene encoding uncharacterized protein LOC108469903 isoform X2, translated to MRTSPSLLSLTIDSAVLNLSNIADLSPLPDHIVIDLFLRTLRAGKLTERVLKLFIDTGKDEVFSLIQALNIRVTLTPVLPTRCSEKF